In Lycium barbarum isolate Lr01 chromosome 9, ASM1917538v2, whole genome shotgun sequence, the DNA window ACTAAATAGAGTAAAAATTGACTACTCACCCTAGCTGATCAATACAAGAAAAAACATGGGATCTATCGTAAAAACAAGAAAACATTTAGTCCCATCAAAATCTCTAAAATTCAACCACCATATCTTAGACCTATTTTTTCATACATACACATCAGGTTCTTGGATTTTCCAAGATTAGTAATGAGCCCATTTGACCAAATTGCCCTTCCGGCCTGTGCGGGACGGGAGAGGTGGCCCAGAGATTAAACGGCACGGGCCGTTGTTGGGACAGGACCATCTGGTTGGCCCGAGGGTGGATGGTTGTGGACCTCGATGCGGACGGAGCGGCTGGGCCCGCGACATGCTCACACGACGGGCACATGGTGAGGGTGGTGGGAGGGGTCATTTGCATGTAGAATTGAGGTGATAGCTTTAGTGCCCTTAGTTCTTGAACTTCCTTTTGTAATCTCCTGTTTTCTTCAGTTAGATTATCACAACATCTCTTCAAGAACTCACAGTCTGCTTCAGTTTGCTTCAACTTTGTTCTGTTCACAAAAAAAATTGCTTGACTCAATAGTTAAAAATCCCAAAATATGCAATGACCAGATAACAAATATAGTTACAAATATTGTCTTCGATTTGAACTATATATTATTAACATTAATAGTAACATATATAGTACTATATACATCACAAACTAAatattcaaaactttttttcacGTTGGCCAGTCATTACCAAAGGGGCATTTTTGAACCTTTAAGTAAAGTCGAGGGCTTTTTTGTTCGGATAATATAACTAGGACGAATTTAATCTTTTTCAAATAGTAGAAACACCCATGAAAAAATATATAATTCTCACCTTGCCCTTCTGTTTTGAAACCAAACCTCCACTTGCCTAGGCCTCAATCCTAGTCTCTTTGCCAAAGCTTGTTTTTGCTTCTGTAAAAAAACAAATCACAAAAATAATAAGCCAAATCTGTTTAAGCAGAACTAGATTACATTTATTCAGAACCAAATGTACTAACATAACTATAAACCATATGCATAAATATAAAATAGATTACATTTATTATGAAATAACGAACTTTAAAAAAGTATACGGTGTGATGAAAAATATTACTTATTCAACAAATGTTTACcctaacactactaaaaaaatctctatttttccACTAATTTCCTGCTGAAAACTAAATGTCAAGTGAGAAAAATTGAAATAGCAGTAGTGTTTTCATACGGAAAAAGTACGAAGTTTCCCAGGGTTTCAAAGGGAACCTGTTTCCCACCATGCATTTTCCCAGTGAGTTGGTTCAGTGGGAATGAGGtgagaaaaattatattttatagcacaaatttttCATTGAATGTCGATGAAAAAAACCTTTATTTACAGGAGTGCAAAAATAAGTTATTTTCGCTTCACTCTTGTCGGAAATGACTTCTATCCTACCAAACACAATCTAAACATTCTTTTTCCGAAAAGTATTCTTCACACTCCAACCAAAACACCTGAAGAAAAGAACTCATTCTCGAAAAAAACATTTTCTAAAAATGACCTCTATTGTATATATAATAAACACACCCTAAACAATTTTGTTTAGAGAATATTTTTTTCACTCTCCAAGCAAACACCTAACGGGGAAAAGCACACAAAACATTTTTCGAAAATGACTTCTATCATACCAAACACGTCCCAATGAATCTTGAATTTGGTAGGGGAAAAAAATACACTTACAGGATTGAGAGTGTTGTGTTCTCCAAAACTCTCTTCAAGAACAGCAGATTGATCTTTAGTAAGCCTTAGTTTTTTTCTAGATGTTTCTccatcttcttcatcactaataCTTCTAGAACATTCTCTTTCCATTATTTCCAATTCCTCATAACAAGTTATTTCTCTTTCACTTCTCTTATTTCCACTTAAACTTGAAATAGTACTATTTGGTGAAGAAACTccagcttcttcttcttcttcttcttcatatgtAATTGTTGGTACTCTATTCACATCTATTCCTTTCAAAAATGTTCTGCATTTCTCCAAGTTTtgatctgaaaaaaaaaatggtaaaaGGAGTTGGATTATTTAGAAAGTTATGGTGAAAAATTATAAAGTAGATCAAGATTCAAGACCCCTTTTTTCTTATTAataaagaaagaattttttttttactagaaAATTCAACTTTTCTTCAACTTTTGGATACGTGAACGCAGAGGTAAATTCAAGATCTGATGTTTATGAATTAGTACGGCTATCTTAAGTTAATATTATACGATAATAATTGAGTTTCTAGACAAATATTTATTGATATTCATTAAACTTCTTAATGTATAAGTAGGGGTCAACAAATGTTATTGAGTTCACATAGATCCTTAACCGAGACGGAAATATTTCTAACAAaaagatgtaaaaaaaaaattcaagaatgcTACTTATATGAACCAcctaaaataaattttgaaccgcCTTTATTCAATAGTTTTAGGTataccaaaataaaataaaaaatttgccCATCTAAAACATAATAGTAACTTTTAACACTAAAGGGAGCCCAACTGAACCCACTAAAATAAAAGGTAGCTCTGCCCTGTTTTTGATTTTATATGCAAAAGAGGGCAAGGAAAAGGTAAAAATTAGGTTAAATAGTACATTATTGTTAGATCTGAAACTTTTTATAGAAAGAAATGGTTAAAAAAGAATGAACAAGTTAAAGCACATGTAACTTTGGCCAAATTTCATTACCGCCCGTAGTCTAAATATACAAATTTATACAATAATATTTATAGTATATGTATCGTTTATATACATTTAAATCGATACACTTGCTGACTAATTATCACTCTAAGGTATTGGGTTgtaattttttcaaaataattGATTTTCCACGCGGTGTCAGAAAATTATATTGGGCCCAACAAAATTTTGACATAAGATCTATTCAACAGGAAAGCActcctaacaaaaaaaaaaaaaaatatcccgTAGGTTCAAACTCGAAATCTCTGATTAAGAATATAAGTTATAAGGATGTTATTCATTCCACTGCTCCTTCTTGATAATGACAAATTTAAATTTATAGATCAAGAAGAAAAAGAACAAACCTGAAGAAGGAAATGAGTCAGTCCAAGAATTTTTCTGAAATAAATTGAAAGGTGAAGAAGTCAAAGAATTTAGCTGCAATGGATTTGCTGTTCTTTTATCTGAAAAATTTAGACTCAAGCTCAATCCCAAATCTTGATTCTccatcattttattttttttggatttttcacAAATATTATCTCTTGTACCTTCTATTTGATTCTTGAAAATACAATGAAAAATTCAGCTTTTTCAAGTAGAATATGAAGAATTTTAAGGGAATTTCTTCTCaaaaaggagagagaagaaaAAGGACTTTAGTTTAAAGACTGGTGAGTGGAGTTACAAATGCAATGAGGGGGTTATATAGAAACAAATAATGAagtatttttccttttttcttttattttttcttgagaaaaataaaaaagaagtggGTCAATCATGACAAGGAGTCTCAAGTGTGTACCAATTATTGTATCACAAATCATGTATTGATTTTGCCTCCCCAAAAATATTTCCACCATTCTCAATGGTCTTTTTTGTTTTGGTCCCCAATTTCCTCTATTAACACCACTTCTACATCATTACTTTTCTTACTCATTGTCACGGTGAAAGAAAGTAGattgaattattaatgccatagCTGACTTTATGGCTAAAGTGACATTTAAtattttactccctccgtctcataataaatattaccttagtaaaaaatatgtaaattaaataATCAATAATACAATGTAAAATTTACTAAATTATtcctatataataaaataaattactttttcctcttgattATGCGCAAGTAGTAATACTTTTGACATTGAAAATCCAACAATACTAAATTACTATGTAGCTTTTCCAATCATCAattagatgttactttaatttGTCGGTTTTTTTCTAAAGGTAGAGTTGGAGGGTAGCTTAgggttatttatttttattaaattaaaatGTTTGAATCTAAATATATATCAGAATAGTAAAATTTATATCAAGATTCGAATATTATGTGTGTGTCTACATCATTTTCGAATATTCGAATATTAAATAATCAAGATTCGAATattcgaatatatatatatatatatatatatatatatatattaaaataaaaatattatatcaaGATTCGAATATTAAATAATTAAGATTATTTATCTTCTCAACATTTGAATACATAAATTCgtctttatttaaaaattaatacaTATAAAATTCATATGAAAATACTATATAATCAATGGCTAACAGTGATTATTGCAGGTGTTGACTGAGGTGTTGGTCGATGGTGGTATTGGTTGATGTTGTGGTTGTGAATACATAGTAGCTAGTGGTGATAATAGCTGACAATAATGATTAATGTGGTGATTGATGATGGCAGTTGATGGTGACAGCTAATAATTGTAATGGATGATACTCATGATAATGATATTAGCAATGGTGGTGGAAGTGTGACTGATAGTGATAGTTGGTGATATACAATGTTGGTTGATATTGATAATTCAGATGTGGTTGGTGTATGTTGTTGTAATGATGAAGACGATCGTAAAATGGTGTCTAGTGGTGTTGACAATTGATTGTGATGATTGGTAGTGGTGATGGTTGTGACTGAGGATGGTGGTTATAGATGTAATCAAGGGCAACTTACACAAATGATTAcactttggttttttttttaggCATAGCTAAGGGTGTCAACCGGTTAAActgtaaccggtttaaccggtaaccggaaccggttaaaccggaaccggttaaaccggaaccggttataccggttaaccggttccggttaaccggatattaatttaccggtccggttccaaattttttttaaccggaaccggaccggttaaaccggttaaaattaaaaaaaaaaatagtatatatattaagtatatattgtatatatagtagatatgtatacatagtatatatattaagttatacttatatatatatatatatatatatatatatatatatatatatatatatatatatatatatatatatatatattaagttatgcatatatttagtatatatattaagttatacatatatatagtatatatattaagtatatattgtatatatagtatatatattaagtatatatattaagttatacatatatatagtatatatattaagttatatatatatatagtatatatattaagtatatattgtatatatagtagatatgtatatatagtatatatattaagttatacctatatatatatatatattaagctatacctatatatagtatatagtacatatatatagtatatatattaagttatgcatatatttagtatatatattaagtatatattgtatatatagtagatatgtatatatagtatatatattaagttatatctatatatatatatatatatatatatatatattaagctatacctatatatagtatatagtacatatatatagtatatatattaagttatacatatatataagtatatagagtatatagtacatatatattaagtatatatagtatatatattaagttatacatatatataagtatatatacatatatatagtatatatattaagttatacatatatttagtatatatattaagttatacatatatatagtatatataataagttatacatatatttagtatatatacatatatatagtatatataataagttatacatatatatataagtatatatagtatatagtacatatatataagtatgtatagtatatatattaagttatacatatatataagtatatatagtatatagtacatatttatatataagtatatgtaagttatacatatatatgtatacgaaaagcactattctgtattgctgacttactgttaggctgttagtcagtaaatatttaaactttaattataaagttgtataacatatgaaaatatagctacaatatacaaataaatactataatatatatatataatacaaaaaacaaaaaaaaaaagattttaatcactccaaaccggaccggttccggtttgaggtttaaaaccggtaaaccgaaaccggttaaaccggaaccggttaggcggttccggttttggaaccggaaccggccggttttctaaccggttccataaccggttccggttccaaccggTTGCCACCACTAGGCATAGCTACACTTTTGTTAATTATATTTTGTAGCTACAGTAACTTGTATTCGAATTCGGTCGTATTTCGTTGTATTCAATTCGGATGTATTCAATTAAGATGTATTCATTCTAACTAATTTTACACTATATTcaacttattttattttaaattcggttgtattcaaacaacataagtGCAACAAAATATAGGATTATTTGGTTGTATTCAAAATTCAttatattcatttgtatacaaaaaatctccttcgaaatacaagccaaaaatacataaagaaacactctattttacactaaaaaaataatgaatacacTCAAATCTgatatacaagaaataaaatcaccctattttacactaaaaaaataacGAATACACTCTGAGatataaagaaataaaatatgCTCAAGtctgagatacaagaaataaaatacactcagatctgagatACAACAAATAAAATACACTTAGATATGagaaaatacactcagatcttaAAACAATTTGGTGATTTGCCACGGATTCCGGCCATAGAAGACAACAGCGATGGAGGAGAAATGAGAGGCCAGAGAAATCTCCTtcaaaatacactcagatctgtgACTATGCCAGCTGTGCATCAAGATGAAGATCTGGGCGGTAGCGGTGGCGGCAAAGGCGGCGTTGCTTTCTTCCTCCGGTGAATTGAGAATACCACGACTTTTTCACGGCTATGCTGCCGCCTTAACTTCGGCGATGCAACGGAGAAAAACGGCTGAGAGAGAGAGGCGAGAGGGGTGAGTGACGGCAGAGAGATAGAGGGGGTGGAGGAGAGAGAAAATGGAGGTGAGAACTCATCTCCATGTGATAAGGTTTACAGAAATTGGAGGTGAGAGAAAATGAAGGTGAGAGATGGGTTTATTTTCTTTTTACTGTATATTACCTTAATAGTTCATAAGTGTTATTAAGATACAACTTTTAGCTATGAAAAGTAATTAATTCAAACTATAATTACTAAATATAATTACTACTAATACTTAGCTAAGCCACGTAGATTTCCCTAATTAATAATggtggaagacaatgatattagcaGTAAAATGGATGGAGTAATGGAGAAATATTGTCGTTACAGAAATTCATAAAGTATTAATAATATTCAGACTTTATTATACTTATAATCTATGCAAATTTattaagtgatttttttttaaaagcaaaaaaaTAAGCGCACTTGATAatttagtataaataatttttacACACTAATACATACAACTTAAATATTATTGCTTAACAAGCAGCTCTCAACTTCATTAATTAATGCCATATAAATGATTAGTCTCTGTCCTTTGAGACATATATTAGGCAACCATCAAATCAAATCATGAATGGAATTGCTCAATGCTCATCATAAAGATTGCAATAGACACTTGTTTTTTTTTCCACAACTTCTCCAAATTCCACATGTTCCCACGTAAAATATTGGCCCCTCTTATCTTTCTGAGTGAGCAATGGGTTAGACAAAAAGTCAATTTCTTGACTTTTATTGTTTGTGCATTACAATCACATTTTAAAGGtcctgttttaattttttttttttatcttagttTCTAGAAAATGTgatatttgaaaaaataaatagtatttgaaaagttaaaaataatatttgaaaattAAAGTTGTATTTCAACGTATATTTAACTTGAAAACAGCTAGAAATTTTGTGAGTGAAAAACAATTCACTTGAAAATTGGTCAAAATCGCTTTCTCAAACTTAAAACTCAtcttcaaacttttttttttctctcaaaaaaATCAGTTCAATAATATAACCAAACATTATCTTGAATTACTATTTCCttttttagaaaaagaaaaataatgttgACTAAACGGGCAGTAGTAGTACAATTTTATCCGGAAGCATGTCAATGAAATCATTATTCGTGTGGAATAAAAATCATTATATAATCATTGAAACTGACTAGAAATGAAGAAAATTACTAATGGAGACAACTCGAGTAGCTAGTGTGATAGAGTCACCAATAATTGTGTATGAGACTCAAAGAAGGAGTCGGTTAgtgaaataaaacaaaataaaaagtaaaaaggTCTACCttctatttcttttcttttttccatcGAGCATAAGTATTGATGCTCCGATTAATTCATATTCGCATTATTAGAGAAAAAACATTTCCTATTAGAGAGAAAACATTTCCTATTAAGAAAACATACTTTGAACTTGAACCTAAAATTTCTGATTAACGGTAAAGAAATTATATCCATCACACCACAATTTTATGTGATAAGATAAATCTACATCCAAGGTTATGGAACCATGTACCTCAATGTTCCCAGAGTCTATTTCAAATAATTGCATTCTCAATTGAGTTTAATGTAGGACCAATGTGACACGAGGACCACTATCGATAGACAAATGAACCTAGAACAAAAAATATGTGCATTCAAGATGTAGTCTTTACTTTTGGCTCAATGAATGCTTCAATCTGTTGGCCAAATTAGTGGAGTCAAATAGTGGATATTTAAAGGTGGGGATTGTTTCAATTGAGAGAAACAATTTTGATGAAAACTAAATTCTTTTAGTTTTTATTTTACAATATGTGTAGAATAATATAACTGTAAATAATGTTCTCGAATCCACTATGCTT includes these proteins:
- the LOC132609789 gene encoding homeobox-leucine zipper protein HAT4-like; the protein is MMENQDLGLSLSLNFSDKRTANPLQLNSLTSSPFNLFQKNSWTDSFPSSDQNLEKCRTFLKGIDVNRVPTITYEEEEEEEAGVSSPNSTISSLSGNKRSEREITCYEELEIMERECSRSISDEEDGETSRKKLRLTKDQSAVLEESFGEHNTLNPKQKQALAKRLGLRPRQVEVWFQNRRARTKLKQTEADCEFLKRCCDNLTEENRRLQKEVQELRALKLSPQFYMQMTPPTTLTMCPSCEHVAGPAAPSASRSTTIHPRANQMVLSQQRPVPFNLWATSPVPHRPEGQFGQMGSLLILENPRT